TTTGTGCCTCAACATAGACAAATCCACTGATTACAGATAAGATCAACAGAATGGGTTTCAAGATTATCATGGTTTTAAAACTACGGAGAATTGTATTAAAACAAACCCTACATAAACAACAAGTAGATACCCACGTAAACAACTCCCACAATGCCAAGCCACAGTTTGAATTGCTTATTCTCAGCAGCGGTGGGCTCCATACCGGTCAAACGGGTGCTTTTCATTTCGGCAAAGGATTCCGAACCGTCGCCTTTCGTAAGGAAAGAAATACCAAAGAGCAGAACAAAACCGCTGACAGTGAGAAACACAGCCCCATGGAGAAAATGCATATCCAAGAATCCTAAACCCATTGAATGTGCCAAGGCATTGAGCGCATTGTTATCGGCGATCAGCCACATAACAAGCCCAAGAACGGACCCAATAATGAGGGTCCAAAACCCAGCTTTACGATTTGGATAAGGTGAAAGTAGTCCTCCTATAAAGCAGGCAAGCAAGCCCCCAACCGAATAGGAATTAAACTTGGCCAGATAATCGAAAAGGAACTTAAAATGTGGAATGACAAATATCGCCCAGATCATTCCCATTATGATAATAACAGCCCCCACGACTCTACCGACTTTCACGAGCTCCTTCTCTGAAGCATTGGGCCTGGCAGGCTGATACCAATCAATGGTGATCAGACTAGATGCGGAACAGATATTGGAATCCACCGAGCTCATCAATGCGGCTACCAATCCGGAAAGCGTGAGGCCAATTAATCCGCTCGGCAATAAAGAGCGCACCATAGCTGAGTAAATCTGGTCCTCAGTCTCAGGAGGCGTGGTAAAGAAGCCGTCTTTGAGCAATACCAACCCGACGATTCCCGGAAGCACGATAATAAACACCGTGAGTGCTTTCAGTAAACCTGCAAACAATCCTCCCATGCGGCCCTGATGAATACTTTTTGCGGCCATCGCACGTTGCACGATCGTATGGTTCATTGAGCAGTAATAAAACGCATGTACCGTTAATCCGAATACTACACCTGTCCAAGGAATAACCGGATGATTGGCCGGGCGAAATAAAGACAGCATATCCTCACCCCCACTCGCTTTCAATGACTCCATCTTGACAAGGAAGCTATCAATGCCACCCGCAGCATGAAGCCCAAAACCGAGCACTAAAAAACCTCCTATAACCAAAATGAACATTTGGAGAAAATCGGTGACCACCACGGCTTTCAATCCACCAATCACGGCATACACTCCTGTGGTCGCACAAAGAATTAAAATCCCAGGCAAAATGGAGTCCCAACCGAACATATCCCGCATGACCTGACCACCCGCATAAAGCGAAAGGGGCACCGCATTTAAACCGATGAATAGAATCGTTATAATCGAAAGAAACTTCCGCGACTCGAGACCGTAACGAATCTCCAGGAACTGTGGGGCTGTTTTTATCCCCAATCGAATGAAGGTCGGCAGAAATATGAGGCCCATCAAAGCAAAACCCAACACTCCAGCCAATTGGTAGTTAGCCACGGCAATCCCCACCGCAACAGCCAAACCAGCCTGCCCCACGAATTGCTCAGCCGAAATGTTGGTGGCAAAGAGAGATGCCCCAATCATTGGCCATCGCATAGAGCGACCGGCGAGGAAGTAATCGTCTGAATCGGAAACCTTGCGACCAATCCGAACAGTTATGATGAAGATAAAGACAAAGTAACAGGCAATGATGGAGAAATCGAGCCAGGAGATATTCATAGGTAATACTAACTATTCAGCGTGAAATACTTCCTTCAAGGGGATTGCCACCGGAGAGTTATCCGGATTGCACTCCATAATATCGGACATATAGGCCCACCACTTTTTAACAATTTCTGTATCCGGCAACTGATCGGCCGTGTGATTATCTGAGAGTTTTTGAACCGCAAAGAGAGTCAGGGTTTCCTCATCGAGGAATATCGAATAATCGGATACACCGGCTGCAGATAACTCTTCTGACAATTCCGGCCAAATCTCGTCATGCCGTTTTTTGTATTCTTCCTCAAAGCCGGCTTTGAGTTTCATTTTAAATGCGTTGCGTATCATCTTCCAATCTATGCCAGGCTTCTAAGCCACGAAACGACAGCTTCTAAAAGCGCTGCTTTGTGGGAGGGTTCGTTAAAACTGTGGTCTGCACCCTCTACGGATAGTAAATCGACCGAATCACCTTTGAGTCTTTTGACAGTTTCGCTGTCCTGAGGAAGCACGACATCGTCACCCGTACCGTGCACCAGCAACCAGGGCACCTCGACCTTGCAAATCCAAGATTCGACATTGCCAACGGTAGTACACAGATCGTTCATAAACAAGGAGGACAGTGGACAATCCGTTTCTTCCCACATGAGTCCTGCATCGGGGACCTCTTCTCCAAACTCTGTTTGAGCAAACGCTTTGGTATCGACCATTCCAGCCATAGATACCAGAGCGTTGATACGCTTGTCCTCTGCTGCCCGAATAACACCTACCGCTGCACCCATGCTATGACCGAGGTAGCACACCTTAGAATAAGATCCAGATACAGCGTTCAACGCAACAGCTAGATCTTCGACTTCCTTGGAAATGTTTGAATCCACAAATCTACCTTCAGAATCACCATTGCCAGAAAAAGAAAAACGGAGGGTATCAATCCCTGCTTTATTCAAAGCATCAGCGGTATCGGCAACTATGGGTCGATCCTTATTCCCCGTGACTCCGTGTCCAAGAACGGCAATCCATTCGCTTTGTTCGGAGTCGTGGTCGCCTTTGGAAAATTCGAAATCCAGCCCCTCCCCTTCCTTGTTCTTTATCGTATCGATCATTTCTATTCTTCAATTTTTCAACAAGACTCATGAGTTTCTTCAACGCGTCAATCGTCTCCTCAGAAATGTTCATTG
This genomic stretch from Opitutia bacterium ISCC 52 harbors:
- a CDS encoding sodium/solute symporter (Members of the Solute:Sodium Symporter (SSS), TC 2.A.21 as described in tcdb.org, catalyze solute:Na+ symport. Known solutes for members of the family include sugars, amino acids, nucleosides, inositols, vitamins, urea or anions, depending on the system.), with translation MNISWLDFSIIACYFVFIFIITVRIGRKVSDSDDYFLAGRSMRWPMIGASLFATNISAEQFVGQAGLAVAVGIAVANYQLAGVLGFALMGLIFLPTFIRLGIKTAPQFLEIRYGLESRKFLSIITILFIGLNAVPLSLYAGGQVMRDMFGWDSILPGILILCATTGVYAVIGGLKAVVVTDFLQMFILVIGGFLVLGFGLHAAGGIDSFLVKMESLKASGGEDMLSLFRPANHPVIPWTGVVFGLTVHAFYYCSMNHTIVQRAMAAKSIHQGRMGGLFAGLLKALTVFIIVLPGIVGLVLLKDGFFTTPPETEDQIYSAMVRSLLPSGLIGLTLSGLVAALMSSVDSNICSASSLITIDWYQPARPNASEKELVKVGRVVGAVIIIMGMIWAIFVIPHFKFLFDYLAKFNSYSVGGLLACFIGGLLSPYPNRKAGFWTLIIGSVLGLVMWLIADNNALNALAHSMGLGFLDMHFLHGAVFLTVSGFVLLFGISFLTKGDGSESFAEMKSTRLTGMEPTAAENKQFKLWLGIVGVVYVGIYLLFM
- the rhaM gene encoding L-rhamnose mutarotase, producing the protein MIRNAFKMKLKAGFEEEYKKRHDEIWPELSEELSAAGVSDYSIFLDEETLTLFAVQKLSDNHTADQLPDTEIVKKWWAYMSDIMECNPDNSPVAIPLKEVFHAE
- a CDS encoding alpha/beta fold hydrolase; the protein is MIDTIKNKEGEGLDFEFSKGDHDSEQSEWIAVLGHGVTGNKDRPIVADTADALNKAGIDTLRFSFSGNGDSEGRFVDSNISKEVEDLAVALNAVSGSYSKVCYLGHSMGAAVGVIRAAEDKRINALVSMAGMVDTKAFAQTEFGEEVPDAGLMWEETDCPLSSLFMNDLCTTVGNVESWICKVEVPWLLVHGTGDDVVLPQDSETVKRLKGDSVDLLSVEGADHSFNEPSHKAALLEAVVSWLRSLA